A stretch of Henckelia pumila isolate YLH828 chromosome 4, ASM3356847v2, whole genome shotgun sequence DNA encodes these proteins:
- the LOC140894402 gene encoding uncharacterized protein: MLEWKKKPVSKKLDTVQYHACQGFGLYANECANTLRKGINTSLSDESEEDEEHEDEESHTTLKALLESKKYFQVNPLGVAEDVATPGRNTSQRKSRRKEIFLKK; encoded by the exons ATGTTGGAATGGAAAAAGAAGCCTGTTTCGAAGAAGTTAGATACTGTTCAGTATCATGCATGTCAAGGCTTTGGACTTTATGCCAATGAGTGTGCTAATACTCTTCGGAAGGGAATAAACACATCTTTGAgtgatgaatctgaagaagatgaagaacatgaagatgaagaaagtcACACAACTCTTAAAGCTTTACTGGAAAGCAAGAAGTattttcaagtcaatcctttaggtgttgctgaagatgttgccacacctggccgcaacacctcccaaag GAAATCAAGAAGAAAAGAAATATTTCTGAAAAAGTAG